Proteins encoded within one genomic window of Deltaproteobacteria bacterium:
- a CDS encoding DsrE family protein translates to MVSDTASKLLFVLTKGLGEAGAATRAVQFASIAADKGHYVEIFLVDEAVHWAHLGIAEGIATTTGEQMKDLLNKLQQRQTVIHVCEACANKRLIPPDELIDRAKISGGAVLVDLMAAPDYKVFIF, encoded by the coding sequence ATGGTATCTGACACTGCTTCCAAGTTACTGTTTGTGTTGACCAAAGGCCTGGGCGAGGCTGGAGCCGCCACCCGAGCCGTTCAGTTTGCCAGTATTGCTGCTGATAAGGGCCATTATGTGGAAATCTTTCTGGTAGATGAGGCCGTTCATTGGGCTCACTTGGGCATTGCCGAAGGCATCGCCACCACTACCGGGGAGCAGATGAAAGATTTGCTAAACAAACTCCAGCAGCGCCAAACGGTTATCCACGTCTGTGAGGCCTGTGCCAATAAGCGCCTGATTCCGCCGGACGAACTGATAGACCGGGCTAAAATCTCCGGCGGCGCGGTGCTGGTCGATCTAATGGCCGCCCCTGATTACAAAGTGTTTATTTTTTAA
- a CDS encoding aldehyde ferredoxin oxidoreductase, with protein sequence MSRILRLNMDDCSFYWEEDSPAYAGLGGRGLTSRIIRKEVPPTCHPLSAANRLILAPGLLTGTPAANSGRISVGGKSPLTGTIKESNAGGIVSQKLARLGIKAVIVEGKPAQGNFSLVRLSHEGVEFFPAGDYVGLGNYETMARLRERFGQQVGMLSIGPAGEKRLCAASIQFADNQGRPSRAAGRGGLGALMGSKKLKALVIDDLHTKPALRMADEEKFKAAARKWAQLLVNHPVSGQALPTYGTAVLVNIVNNAGALPTQNFRRGRFAFAADLSGEKMVELIKQRGGKTKEGCHPGCVIHCSQTYHDADGKYLTSGFEYETIWALGAHTTIKDLDVIAQLDHLCDDLGLDTIETGVALGVMMEGGLIPWGDGQAAINTVKKVASDDPWGLIIGNGSAYAGQALGVDRVPVVKRQGLPAYDPRAEKGIGLTYATSPMGGDHTAGYTVAKNILGCGGKSDPLQKQGQIELARNLQIATAAIDSIGLCLFTAFAVLDNPEALQCIIDMINARYGESLVSDDILALGEQVLRDERSFNRDAGFTPSHDRLPEFFKENLAPHHVTWDFSDAEIDRVLEGI encoded by the coding sequence ATGTCCAGGATCTTGCGTCTCAATATGGACGATTGCAGTTTTTATTGGGAAGAAGATTCACCGGCTTATGCGGGATTAGGAGGACGCGGCCTCACTTCCCGGATTATCCGGAAGGAAGTGCCCCCCACCTGCCATCCCTTAAGCGCTGCCAACAGGCTGATTCTGGCCCCGGGGCTGTTGACCGGGACACCGGCGGCCAACTCCGGGCGCATCTCAGTGGGGGGCAAATCTCCCCTCACCGGCACTATTAAGGAGAGCAATGCCGGGGGCATCGTCTCCCAAAAACTGGCTCGTCTGGGTATCAAGGCGGTGATCGTCGAAGGCAAGCCGGCCCAGGGCAACTTCTCCCTGGTTCGGCTTTCCCATGAGGGGGTGGAGTTTTTCCCGGCAGGCGATTATGTGGGACTGGGAAATTATGAGACTATGGCCCGATTGCGGGAGAGGTTTGGCCAGCAGGTGGGGATGCTGAGCATCGGACCGGCCGGCGAGAAACGTTTGTGCGCCGCCAGTATTCAGTTTGCTGATAACCAGGGTCGCCCCAGCCGGGCTGCGGGCCGGGGTGGGCTGGGGGCGCTGATGGGTTCGAAAAAACTTAAGGCCCTGGTAATCGATGACCTCCACACCAAGCCCGCACTGCGGATGGCAGATGAGGAGAAATTTAAGGCTGCGGCCCGCAAGTGGGCCCAACTCCTAGTCAATCATCCGGTGAGCGGCCAGGCCCTGCCCACTTATGGCACCGCGGTGTTGGTCAATATTGTCAACAACGCCGGAGCCTTGCCCACCCAGAACTTCCGGCGCGGCCGGTTTGCCTTTGCCGCGGATCTGAGCGGGGAGAAAATGGTCGAATTGATCAAGCAACGGGGTGGCAAGACCAAAGAAGGATGCCATCCCGGCTGTGTCATCCACTGTTCCCAGACCTACCATGATGCGGACGGCAAATACCTTACCTCGGGGTTCGAATATGAGACCATCTGGGCCTTGGGAGCCCATACCACCATCAAAGACCTGGACGTTATTGCCCAGTTGGATCACCTCTGCGATGATTTGGGCCTGGACACCATCGAAACCGGGGTAGCCCTGGGGGTGATGATGGAAGGCGGTCTGATTCCCTGGGGTGATGGTCAAGCCGCCATCAACACGGTCAAAAAAGTGGCTAGCGATGACCCCTGGGGACTGATCATCGGCAATGGCTCGGCTTATGCCGGACAGGCCTTAGGAGTCGATCGGGTCCCAGTGGTGAAACGGCAAGGGCTGCCGGCTTATGATCCCCGCGCCGAAAAGGGCATTGGCCTGACTTATGCCACTTCGCCGATGGGCGGCGACCATACCGCGGGCTACACCGTGGCCAAGAACATCCTGGGATGCGGGGGCAAGAGTGATCCCCTGCAGAAGCAAGGCCAGATCGAACTGGCCCGTAACCTGCAGATTGCCACCGCGGCCATTGATAGTATCGGCCTCTGCCTGTTTACCGCTTTTGCCGTGCTCGATAATCCCGAGGCCTTACAATGTATCATCGATATGATCAATGCTCGTTATGGTGAGAGCCTGGTTAGCGACGATATCCTGGCCCTGGGAGAGCAGGTACTCCGGGATGAAAGGAGTTTTAACCGCGATGCCGGATTTACCCCGAGCCACGATCGGCTGCCGGAATTCTTTAAAGAAAATCTGGCCCCGCACCATGTCACCTGGGATTTCAGCGATGCCGAAATCGACCGGGTTTTGGAGGGCATTTAA
- a CDS encoding TlpA family protein disulfide reductase: MKASGVWRRSSWILCLALLGLLTMSSMIGAAGKMAPDFSLPDIQGKSYTLSQLKGKVVLLNFFTIWCMPCREEMPDLNAIYKEYQDKGLEILGICLKADPNQLRFFVKKMNLEYPVLNGTEQVNKDYGEITGVPTTFIINKNGNIVHEIVGARDKAEFLSLIEPLL; encoded by the coding sequence ATGAAAGCATCTGGTGTATGGAGACGTAGTAGCTGGATTCTATGCCTAGCTTTGTTGGGACTCCTGACCATGAGTAGTATGATCGGGGCTGCCGGGAAAATGGCGCCAGACTTTTCCCTGCCCGATATTCAGGGTAAGAGCTACACCTTAAGTCAGCTCAAGGGGAAAGTGGTGCTCCTTAATTTTTTCACTATCTGGTGTATGCCCTGTCGGGAAGAAATGCCCGATCTGAATGCGATATATAAAGAATATCAAGATAAGGGCTTGGAAATCCTGGGCATCTGTCTCAAGGCAGACCCTAATCAGCTGCGCTTCTTCGTCAAAAAGATGAACCTGGAATATCCGGTATTAAACGGTACCGAACAGGTAAATAAGGATTACGGAGAGATTACCGGCGTCCCCACCACCTTTATCATTAATAAAAATGGTAACATCGTCCACGAAATCGTCGGCGCCCGGGACAAGGCTGAGTTTTTAAGTCTCATTGAGCCTCTTTTATAG
- a CDS encoding fumarate reductase flavoprotein subunit: MKWQEVHITDVLVIGAGLAGERVAIEAAMHGHETTILSLVPPRRSHSTAAQGGMQASLANVAMGYGDNADIHFEDTVKGSDWGAEQDVVRRFVNLAPIAVRQLAHWGVPWTRVVPGKKTLPSGTEIEDLAEKEGLIAQRAFGGTAKWRTCYAADGTGHVLQYAMDSVVVKLGVTVHDRMEAVSLIHDGENCYGCIARCLRSGRLRAYLAKATVIATGGYGRIYGTSTNAVINEGTGMAIALDTGVVPLGNMEAVQFHPTGIVPTNILVTEGCRGDGGYLLDKNLHRFMPDYEPAKKELASRDVVSRRMTYHIRQGFGVESPYGPHLWLDIRHLGPEHIHTNLREVASICKNFLDIDPVDSLIPVVPTQHYSMGGVRTNKDGDAYGLKGLFAAGESACWDLHGFNRLGGNSLAETVVMGMVVGMRVAEYVREAPLNFTPRLVSDAAAKQEARIEALLSNKQGEEYVYELRRRMEETLLENVGIFRDHAKLEHAVEVLKDLHARSYRIRLRSNGLGPNPEVGAALRLPGMLKLALCIAYGALKRTESRGSHYREDYPQRDDTNWLKRTLAYWPEGAELPELKYEPVTIIELPPGERGYGETVRSTGVTMGE; encoded by the coding sequence ATGAAGTGGCAAGAGGTGCATATTACTGATGTATTGGTCATTGGCGCTGGTCTGGCCGGGGAACGAGTGGCTATCGAGGCGGCTATGCACGGACATGAGACCACTATCCTGAGCCTGGTGCCTCCCCGGCGTTCCCACAGTACCGCAGCCCAAGGCGGCATGCAGGCATCGTTAGCCAACGTCGCCATGGGCTACGGCGACAATGCCGATATTCATTTTGAGGACACCGTCAAAGGCTCGGACTGGGGGGCAGAGCAAGATGTGGTGCGCCGGTTTGTCAATCTGGCTCCGATTGCGGTCCGCCAACTGGCCCATTGGGGAGTGCCCTGGACCCGGGTGGTGCCAGGTAAAAAAACCTTGCCGAGCGGCACCGAAATCGAGGATCTGGCGGAAAAAGAAGGGCTCATCGCCCAGCGGGCCTTTGGCGGCACCGCCAAATGGCGGACCTGCTATGCCGCGGATGGTACCGGACATGTCCTGCAGTATGCCATGGACTCTGTAGTGGTCAAATTAGGGGTCACGGTGCATGACCGCATGGAAGCGGTTAGCCTGATTCACGATGGCGAAAATTGTTATGGCTGTATAGCTCGTTGCCTGCGCAGCGGCCGCCTCCGCGCCTATCTGGCCAAGGCCACGGTCATTGCCACCGGCGGCTACGGCCGCATCTACGGCACTTCCACCAACGCGGTGATTAATGAGGGCACTGGCATGGCCATTGCTCTGGACACTGGGGTGGTGCCTCTGGGTAACATGGAGGCGGTGCAATTCCATCCTACCGGGATCGTCCCCACCAACATCCTGGTCACCGAGGGCTGCCGCGGCGATGGCGGTTATCTGTTGGATAAGAACCTGCACCGCTTCATGCCTGATTACGAGCCGGCGAAAAAGGAGTTGGCCAGCCGGGACGTGGTCAGCCGACGGATGACTTATCATATCCGCCAGGGCTTCGGGGTCGAAAGCCCTTACGGACCTCATCTGTGGCTGGATATCCGCCATCTGGGCCCGGAGCATATCCATACCAATCTGCGCGAGGTGGCCTCCATCTGTAAAAATTTCCTGGACATTGACCCGGTCGATTCCCTTATTCCAGTGGTCCCCACCCAACACTACTCCATGGGCGGCGTGCGGACCAATAAAGACGGCGACGCCTATGGCCTCAAGGGGCTATTTGCTGCGGGAGAATCCGCTTGTTGGGATTTGCATGGTTTTAACCGGTTAGGCGGCAACTCCCTGGCCGAGACCGTGGTAATGGGCATGGTGGTCGGCATGCGGGTGGCCGAGTACGTCCGAGAGGCCCCTCTGAACTTCACCCCGAGATTGGTCAGTGATGCCGCGGCTAAACAGGAAGCTCGCATCGAGGCCCTCCTGTCCAATAAACAGGGGGAAGAGTATGTTTATGAGTTGCGTCGCCGGATGGAAGAGACCCTGCTGGAAAATGTCGGCATCTTCCGGGACCATGCCAAGCTTGAGCACGCGGTGGAGGTTTTGAAAGATCTACATGCCCGCTCTTATCGGATCAGACTGCGCTCCAACGGCCTGGGGCCCAACCCCGAAGTCGGGGCCGCGCTGCGGCTGCCGGGGATGCTCAAGCTGGCCCTCTGCATTGCCTACGGAGCCTTAAAACGCACCGAAAGTCGGGGCAGTCATTACCGCGAAGACTACCCCCAACGGGATGATACCAATTGGCTCAAACGCACCCTGGCCTACTGGCCGGAAGGCGCGGAACTGCCTGAACTGAAATACGAACCGGTGACCATCATAGAATTGCCCCCGGGCGAACGGGGCTACGGTGAAACGGTTAGATCCACCGGAGTTACGATGGGCGAATAG
- a CDS encoding fumarate reductase iron-sulfur subunit — protein MSNRTLTFSIFRYNPATPEIKPRMQDFQLDETADMSVFIALNRLREEQDPSLMFDFVCRAAVCGSCAMLINGRPRLACKTLIKDLPEHITLMPLPVFKLIGDLSVDTGTWFHDLNIRTETWIHTDKNFDPKAVEERMDNPTALEIYEAERCIECGCCIAACATANIRADFIGAAGLNRIARFLIDPRDQRTPAQIFEVVGTDEGIFGCIGLMACDDLCPLELPLQSQLAFVRRKMGLAALKSKRN, from the coding sequence ATGTCGAATCGCACCCTGACCTTCAGCATCTTTCGCTACAATCCCGCCACTCCGGAAATCAAGCCCCGGATGCAGGATTTCCAGTTGGATGAGACCGCGGATATGAGCGTCTTCATCGCCCTCAACCGCCTGCGGGAGGAGCAGGATCCCTCCCTGATGTTTGATTTTGTCTGTCGGGCTGCGGTCTGTGGCTCTTGCGCCATGCTCATCAATGGCCGCCCCCGGTTGGCCTGTAAAACCCTGATCAAGGACTTGCCGGAGCATATCACTCTGATGCCGCTGCCAGTGTTTAAACTGATCGGCGATTTGTCAGTGGATACCGGCACCTGGTTCCATGATCTTAACATCCGCACCGAGACCTGGATCCATACCGATAAAAACTTTGATCCTAAGGCGGTCGAGGAGCGCATGGATAACCCAACCGCCCTGGAAATTTATGAGGCAGAGCGCTGTATTGAATGCGGCTGTTGCATCGCCGCCTGTGCCACTGCTAATATCCGCGCTGATTTTATTGGCGCTGCTGGCCTTAATCGGATTGCCCGCTTTCTCATCGACCCCCGGGATCAGCGGACTCCGGCCCAGATCTTCGAGGTGGTAGGGACCGACGAGGGGATCTTCGGTTGCATCGGCCTGATGGCCTGCGATGATCTGTGCCCGCTGGAGCTGCCCTTACAGAGCCAACTGGCCTTTGTCCGGCGTAAAATGGGTCTGGCAGCCCTAAAAAGCAAAAGAAACTAG
- a CDS encoding succinate dehydrogenase has translation MLLQKTLTKSPRLEAWVELLELTSGLFLLLFLQFHIIAVSYIIFGPEAFDQKSAAMDAYYLSYIGIPLIIIAIIGHGIIALRKAPWRFQEMQIVWQHSRRLAHIDTWFWVVQIVTGMAILILATVHIVIGLKDWPIEAVRAAAHVQSPQFLVYLLLLVVAETHAMVGLYRIFVKWGWLPRRQVARYLIYIGIFFVTLGMVALLVFLFLVSAGGAQ, from the coding sequence ATGCTTTTACAAAAAACCTTGACCAAAAGCCCTCGACTGGAGGCCTGGGTCGAACTGCTGGAGTTGACCAGCGGCCTGTTTCTGCTGCTGTTCTTGCAGTTCCATATTATCGCGGTCTCCTATATTATTTTCGGGCCTGAAGCTTTTGATCAGAAATCAGCGGCAATGGATGCCTACTATCTTTCCTACATAGGCATTCCTCTAATAATTATCGCAATTATTGGCCACGGGATTATCGCCCTGCGCAAAGCTCCCTGGAGGTTTCAGGAGATGCAAATCGTCTGGCAGCATTCCCGGCGTTTGGCCCACATTGATACCTGGTTCTGGGTGGTGCAGATCGTCACTGGTATGGCCATTCTGATTTTAGCCACCGTCCACATCGTTATCGGCCTTAAGGATTGGCCCATCGAAGCGGTCCGGGCCGCCGCCCATGTGCAATCCCCGCAATTCCTGGTCTACCTGTTGTTGCTGGTGGTGGCGGAAACCCATGCCATGGTCGGGCTATATCGCATTTTCGTCAAATGGGGCTGGCTGCCCCGACGCCAAGTGGCCCGCTATCTGATCTATATCGGGATATTTTTTGTGACCTTAGGGATGGTGGCCTTGCTGGTCTTCCTGTTCTTGGTTTCGGCCGGAGGTGCGCAATGA
- a CDS encoding dTDP-4-dehydrorhamnose 3,5-epimerase family protein, which yields MDIQGVLTRHLMLYADQRGRLAEVFRQDELDPELYPVMAYISFTKPGQKRGPHAHKEQTDFFCFPGPGDFRIVLWDNRPESQTYGVRQDLILGESQPGVVIIPPGVVHGYINVSDREGLVLNCPNRLYRGPGRNSAVDEERYEDEPDSRFRLE from the coding sequence ATGGATATTCAAGGAGTTCTAACGCGTCACTTGATGTTGTATGCCGATCAACGTGGACGACTAGCGGAAGTCTTTCGTCAGGATGAATTAGACCCTGAATTATATCCAGTCATGGCCTATATTTCCTTTACCAAACCAGGGCAAAAAAGAGGGCCGCACGCTCACAAGGAGCAGACCGATTTTTTCTGCTTTCCCGGACCGGGTGACTTCCGAATAGTGTTGTGGGATAATCGCCCGGAGAGTCAGACCTACGGGGTCCGTCAGGATCTGATTCTGGGGGAGAGCCAGCCAGGGGTGGTAATCATTCCGCCGGGGGTAGTCCACGGCTATATTAATGTCAGTGATCGGGAGGGCCTGGTGCTTAACTGTCCCAACCGATTATACCGGGGTCCCGGCCGCAACAGTGCCGTCGACGAGGAACGGTACGAGGACGAACCTGATTCCAGGTTTAGATTGGAATAA
- a CDS encoding tetratricopeptide repeat protein, whose amino-acid sequence MAEPDIKVSEESKKIIEAAILFGDIVNCVEVSNNASLENYDDFISQFQEVAVNTFQQHLIFDKRQRRYQLHKNFFYSLKGDELFLILLTTPAADLKTLVSMALHLKIKWLLSLFNRTRVDIGQIPKDVGIGINFGKIVMAWHPGNKEFPTPEGFQINLAKRIESESRKGSHSKIYLSHSAYRVCRRAHFRVDFEPKETMLKGFEGITYLYELKHISQIALGVTIRYPVIDDVELAYLEKIIDLTPHDLWLRLLVAEKLLAAGTAVQIERASQYIVELLDLEPKLADALFLLGKISEARGKVPEAVEQYERVLALLPDLDAARLALIGCLLKLQRPEEALARLLTYKDPAEYPLDYLEIEYKELYAQAYAQLQNREQTLTYLTSLAEDPLLRLIPFDFHPFQFLQNDPTYQELEQTIRRRLDEGDFSWLAE is encoded by the coding sequence TTGGCAGAGCCAGATATTAAAGTGTCCGAAGAAAGCAAGAAAATTATTGAAGCGGCCATTCTATTTGGCGATATCGTCAATTGTGTGGAGGTCTCCAACAATGCCTCGTTGGAAAATTATGATGATTTTATTTCGCAATTTCAAGAGGTTGCCGTCAACACCTTCCAACAACATTTAATTTTTGATAAGAGGCAGCGCCGCTATCAGCTACATAAAAATTTTTTCTATAGCTTGAAGGGCGATGAACTGTTCCTCATCCTCCTGACGACTCCAGCCGCGGATCTCAAGACCTTGGTGAGCATGGCCTTACATCTGAAAATCAAATGGCTATTGTCCCTCTTTAACCGCACCCGGGTGGATATCGGCCAGATCCCCAAAGATGTCGGCATCGGGATCAATTTCGGCAAGATCGTCATGGCTTGGCATCCGGGGAACAAAGAATTCCCGACTCCCGAGGGGTTCCAGATCAATCTGGCCAAGCGCATCGAATCCGAAAGCCGCAAAGGTTCCCACTCCAAAATCTACCTGAGCCACAGTGCTTATCGGGTCTGTCGCCGGGCCCATTTCCGGGTCGATTTTGAACCCAAAGAGACCATGCTGAAGGGTTTCGAGGGGATAACATATCTTTATGAGCTGAAACACATTTCCCAGATTGCCCTGGGAGTGACCATCCGCTATCCAGTGATTGATGATGTCGAACTGGCCTATCTGGAAAAAATCATTGACCTTACCCCCCATGATCTCTGGTTGCGGCTCCTGGTGGCGGAAAAGCTGCTGGCGGCCGGTACGGCCGTCCAGATTGAACGCGCCTCCCAATATATTGTGGAGTTGTTGGATTTAGAACCCAAGCTGGCGGACGCCCTGTTTCTATTGGGGAAAATCTCTGAAGCGCGAGGCAAGGTGCCCGAAGCTGTCGAGCAGTATGAACGGGTGCTGGCTCTTCTGCCGGATTTAGATGCGGCCCGCCTGGCTCTGATCGGCTGTCTATTGAAGCTCCAGCGCCCCGAAGAGGCCTTGGCCAGGCTTTTGACCTATAAGGATCCGGCTGAATATCCTTTAGACTATTTGGAAATCGAATACAAGGAGCTCTATGCCCAAGCTTATGCCCAGCTGCAGAACCGGGAGCAGACTCTGACCTATTTAACCAGCCTGGCCGAGGACCCCTTGCTGCGGCTGATACCTTTTGATTTCCACCCTTTCCAATTTCTCCAAAATGATCCGACGTACCAAGAATTGGAACAAACTATCCGGCGGCGTCTGGATGAAGGCGACTTCTCCTGGCTGGCGGAATAG
- the rfbD gene encoding dTDP-4-dehydrorhamnose reductase, with amino-acid sequence MQILITGSDGQLGRTLVQEGTSRGFVIRATDLAQLDITNCQAVLAEVEDYRPEVLINAAAYTQVDDCETQIDLAYRVNALGPRNLGLACRRFGVRLVHISTDYVFDGQKASPYVEWDSPRPLSVYGESKLLGEQQVREQCPDHFIVRTAWLYGPQGQNFIKTVLARGRELASQERPLKVVHDQHGTPTSTLALARQLFDLAETNAFGTYHATCQGACTWYEFAWQIITAAGLPVDLKPCTTAEFPRPAPRPRNSVLANRVLQLEQLDHMPDWQTAFAEFWQLYGRQL; translated from the coding sequence ATGCAGATACTGATCACCGGGAGTGATGGCCAATTGGGCCGGACTCTGGTTCAAGAAGGTACTTCTCGGGGATTTGTTATCCGGGCCACTGACCTCGCCCAGCTTGATATTACCAATTGTCAGGCAGTGTTGGCTGAAGTCGAGGATTACCGGCCGGAGGTCCTGATTAATGCCGCGGCCTATACTCAGGTGGATGACTGCGAAACTCAAATAGATCTGGCATATCGAGTCAACGCCTTGGGTCCCCGGAATTTAGGCCTGGCCTGTCGCCGTTTTGGGGTGCGTCTGGTGCATATCAGTACCGATTATGTATTTGATGGCCAAAAAGCCAGCCCCTACGTTGAATGGGATAGCCCTCGACCTCTGTCAGTATATGGGGAAAGCAAACTTTTAGGTGAGCAGCAGGTTCGGGAACAATGTCCAGACCATTTTATTGTCCGCACTGCCTGGCTCTATGGCCCACAAGGACAAAACTTTATCAAAACGGTCTTGGCCCGAGGACGGGAGCTGGCCTCCCAGGAGCGGCCCTTAAAAGTGGTACATGACCAACACGGCACGCCCACCAGTACACTGGCCTTGGCTCGCCAACTTTTTGATTTAGCAGAAACTAATGCCTTTGGGACTTACCACGCCACCTGTCAGGGAGCCTGCACCTGGTATGAGTTTGCTTGGCAGATCATTACCGCCGCCGGACTCCCGGTTGATCTCAAACCTTGCACCACTGCGGAATTTCCCCGTCCCGCCCCACGACCGCGTAATTCGGTGTTGGCTAATCGTGTCCTCCAACTGGAGCAGCTAGATCATATGCCGGATTGGCAGACTGCCTTTGCCGAATTCTGGCAACTGTACGGAAGGCAATTATGA
- the rfbB gene encoding dTDP-glucose 4,6-dehydratase, translating into MTTTLVTGGAGFIGSNFIRYLARKKPDQEIINLDLLTYAGNPENLADLEDSPHYTLIQGDIADQELVHSLFRHYPITRVVHFAAESHVDRSIMSPAVFIRTNVQGTFTLLEAARQAWIEGNPVEGEEPRFLQVSTDEVYGSLTHDQPAFTESSAYAPNSPYAASKASADMLARAYYKTFDLPVIITNSSNNYGPYQFPEKFIPLIITQALARKPIPIYGKGDNIRDWLYVEDHCRALLMVLENGRLGETYNIGAQNERSNLEVVHQVLQLLQDRQPGSYSLKDLITFVKDRPGHDWRYALDTTKINRELGWQPEVTFTAGLERTIHWYLDHRNWINRIQSGAYRDYLLRQYGRSTI; encoded by the coding sequence ATGACCACCACCCTGGTTACCGGCGGCGCTGGTTTTATCGGCAGCAATTTCATCCGTTACCTAGCCCGAAAAAAGCCTGATCAGGAAATAATCAACCTGGATCTATTGACTTATGCGGGCAACCCTGAAAATCTGGCTGATCTTGAGGATTCGCCTCATTATACTCTGATCCAGGGTGATATTGCTGACCAGGAATTGGTCCATTCTCTTTTTCGGCACTATCCGATTACCCGAGTGGTGCATTTTGCCGCGGAATCGCATGTGGACCGTTCCATAATGTCCCCGGCCGTCTTTATACGGACCAATGTTCAGGGAACCTTCACCCTATTGGAGGCGGCTCGACAGGCCTGGATTGAAGGAAACCCAGTGGAGGGCGAAGAACCACGGTTTTTGCAGGTCAGTACCGATGAGGTTTATGGTTCCTTAACTCACGACCAGCCGGCATTTACTGAATCATCTGCTTACGCTCCGAACAGCCCTTATGCCGCCAGTAAAGCTTCGGCCGACATGCTGGCACGGGCCTATTATAAAACTTTTGACCTGCCGGTAATTATTACTAACTCGTCCAATAATTATGGCCCCTATCAGTTTCCGGAAAAATTTATTCCCTTAATTATCACTCAGGCCCTGGCCCGAAAACCGATCCCCATTTATGGCAAGGGGGATAATATCCGGGACTGGCTCTATGTGGAAGACCACTGCCGAGCCCTGTTGATGGTGTTGGAAAACGGCCGGTTAGGAGAGACTTATAATATCGGCGCTCAGAACGAACGCTCGAATCTGGAAGTAGTGCATCAGGTGCTGCAGCTTCTCCAAGACCGCCAACCGGGTAGCTATTCCTTAAAGGACTTGATTACCTTTGTAAAAGATCGTCCTGGCCACGATTGGCGTTATGCCCTTGATACCACCAAGATCAATCGTGAGTTGGGATGGCAACCGGAGGTGACCTTTACGGCGGGCCTGGAGCGCACCATCCATTGGTATCTGGATCATCGCAACTGGATAAATCGCATCCAATCCGGGGCTTATCGGGATTATCTACTTCGCCAATATGGCCGGTCGACCATATAA
- a CDS encoding cyclic nucleotide-binding domain-containing protein, giving the protein MTILRQLSNIPLVAGLSHQQLAQVADCCCQREFARGDTIYHQGVSARQIYLIVEGLVSLDDVMPDADAWISYERHGPGELIGVASLMRLQVHSLTATCLEPTVAIEIDVNALEKLFAQDPEIGFKVMYEVAYIFYQRYEKAKTRLYNVFREIPVRLICRE; this is encoded by the coding sequence ATGACCATTCTTCGGCAGTTGAGCAATATTCCATTGGTGGCCGGGTTGAGCCATCAACAACTGGCCCAAGTGGCTGATTGTTGTTGCCAACGGGAATTTGCTCGCGGGGATACCATTTACCATCAAGGGGTTAGCGCCCGTCAGATCTATCTTATTGTCGAAGGCCTGGTCAGTCTGGATGATGTAATGCCGGATGCCGATGCCTGGATCTCTTATGAACGCCACGGTCCTGGAGAACTTATCGGAGTGGCCTCGCTGATGCGCCTCCAGGTCCATTCCTTGACGGCCACCTGTCTGGAACCAACCGTGGCCATAGAAATCGACGTCAACGCCCTGGAAAAATTGTTTGCCCAAGACCCCGAGATCGGCTTTAAGGTGATGTATGAAGTTGCCTATATTTTTTATCAACGCTACGAAAAGGCCAAAACCCGCCTTTATAACGTTTTTCGTGAGATTCCAGTCCGTCTCATCTGCCGTGAATAG